From the genome of Lotus japonicus ecotype B-129 chromosome 6, LjGifu_v1.2, one region includes:
- the LOC130722620 gene encoding uncharacterized protein LOC130722620 yields MSRLKLAKKLQPAKKAWKCFSNKLQSKIHKVNLSKAIKTTLQNLLSAFKSLIHLINSSLHRTLAATRTYSTYHHYHVQSKNISAIHIDDLFAEKGTHHHHHHHSQGETSREVNHGESSGLNSIEDAWKAVVARSPHLQVDQRAEEFISKFHEDMRLQKERNIYEMALTGLKLNYTCTLPWMLSFRFKLIYGRHTSIGNGFTLLLISLCG; encoded by the exons ATGTCTCGCCTGAAGCTAGCAAAGAAGCTTCAACCTGCCAAGAAGGCATGGAAGTGCTTTTCCAACAAACTCCAATCCAAAATCCACAAAGTCAACCTCTCCAAGGCCATCAAAACCACCCTCCAGAACCTCCTTTCAGCCTTCAAATCACTCATTCATCTCATAAACTCAAGCCTTCACCGCACCCTCGCTGCTACTAGAACATATTCTACTTATCATCACTATCATGTTCAAAgcaagaacatatcagcaataCACATAGATGACCTCTTTGCTGAGAAGGgtactcatcatcatcatcatcatcattcacaAGGGGAAACAAGCAGAGAAGTGAATCATGGTGAGAGCAGTGGCTTGAATAGTATTGAGGATGCATGGAAGGCTGTGGTTGCTAGGTCTCCACATCTGCAAGTGGATCAGAGGGCAGAGGAATTCATCTCCAAGTTTCATGAAGACATGAGGCTTCAGAAAGAGAG GAATATATACGAGATGGCATTGACTGGGCTAAAGTTGAATTATACCTGTACCCTTCCTTGGATGCTGTCATTTCGGTTCAAACTAATTTACGGAAGGCACACTTCCATTGGCAATGGATTCACTCTTCTCCTTATCTCTCTATGTGGATAA
- the LOC130722617 gene encoding uncharacterized protein LOC130722617 isoform X1 — MCFNVKNAYWLSDGVREKIIQMHDKDHIKMDEELEISSTRTRKQKFVFSHLLSASFYIMDDNNVTLILYHGGLLEFSGENGSVSYEGGQMCVWEDLDFDRINVNIVTLMGKEHGYAVFQNIWWRDPTVSEDIVLNELSTDRDIMDICKAAKLNNGEIEIYFEHPHHKPLSMIPPPPPPPPPADEDGAVVVIESIVADEDGLGCGVGNVSEEGSGIGAENGNERVTGEGSEIGADNVNERVTGEGSGIGSVHGNERVTGEGSGIGAGNGNESVTGEGSGIGGVHGNERVAVEDVNEIVNEEENRRRNDKGKQKAFEQYDFHGMGRRINDPVSDDNSGTESDGDAFNMAHTKGKSVLTGTESDNDSDYIPDEIEEENWSLDDDNNSYCSEDLHSPVSTDDEGNCRVKQTFPQFDETAGYGNIHLELGMEFPNLQSFKEAVIDYTVEVGRQIRWLKNDKDRCRAECMGETCKWKIYCAWSRARQSFQIKTYVEEHTCSRSFRNKQASTRWVAKKLEKKLRAQPSMTHAEAFDYMKTEFGVHLYETKIWRSMKKARKMVEGSEAEQYAKLWDYAHELLLSNPGSTVKMDTIPISETERQFKRIYICLDGCKRGFKAGCRPLIGLDGCFLKGYYGGQLLSAVGQDANNHLYVIAYAVVNVENKDNWKWFLELLHADLGDYQQYGWCFISDMQKSLIPAMQEVMLVCTIGSVQCTFGGTSQSNGKTKR; from the exons ATGTGCTTCAATGTTAAAAATGCATATTGGCTAAGTGACGGGGTCAGAGAGAAGATTATACAAATG CATGATAAAGACCATATCAAGATGGATGAGGAGCTTGAGATTTCTTCCACCAGAACTAGAAAGCAGAAGTTTGTCTTCTCACATTTGTTGTCTGCTTCCTTCTATATT ATGGATGATAACAATGTCACTCTGATATTGTATCATGGTGGATTGCTAGAGTTTAGTGGTGAGAATGGCAGTGTGTCCTATGAAGGGGGTCAAATGTGTGTCTGGGAGGATTTGGATTTTGACAGAATAAATGTTAACATTGTGACGTTAATGGGCAAAGAACATGGCTATGCAGTGTTTCAGAACATATGGTGGCGTGACCCAACAGTTTCAGAGGACATTGTGTTGAATGAACTTTCCACTGATCGTGATATCATGGATATTTGTAAAGCAGCCAAGTTGAACAATGGGGAGATTGAGATTTATTTTGAGCACCCTCACCATAAGCCCTTATCTATGATTcctccacccccacccccacccccacctgCTGATGAAGATGGTGCAGTTGTGGTGATTGAGTCTATTGTTGCTGATGAAGATGGGCTGGGTTGTGGTGTGGGAAATGTGTCTGAAGAGGGAAGTGGGATTGGTGCTGAAAATGGGAATGAGAGGGTGACTGGTGAGGGAAGTGAGATTGGTGCTGATAATGTGAATGAGAGGGTGACTGGTGAGGGAAGTGGGATTGGTAGTGTTCATGGGAATGAAAGGGTGACTGGTGAGGGAAGTGGGATTGGTGCTGGTAATGGGAATGAGAGTGTGACTGGTGAGGGAAGTGGGATTGGTGGTGTTCATGGGAATGAGAGGGTGGCTGTTGAGGATGTGAATGAGATAGTTAATGAAGAGGAGAATAGAAGAAGAAATGACAAGGGGAAACAAAAGGCTTTTGAACAGTATGACTTCCATGGCATGGGGAGGAGAATCAATGATCCAGTCTCAGATGACAATAGTGGCACTGAGTCAGATGGTGATGCATTTAATATGGCTCATACAAAGGGAAAGTCTGTATTAACTGGTACTGAGTCAGATAATGACAGTGACTACATACcagatgaaattgaagaggaAAATTGGTCTTTGGATGATGACAACAACTCTTATTGTAGTGAGGACCTCCATAGTCCTGTGAGTACAGATGATGAGGGCAATTGTAGGGTTAAGCAAACTTTCCCACAGTTTGATGAAACTGCAGGGTATGGCAATATCCATCTAGAACTTGGCATGGAGTTTCCTAATTTGCAATCATTCAAGGAAGCTGTTATAGATTACACTGTTGAGGTGGGGAGACAAATCAGGTGGTTGAAGAATGATAAGGACAGGTGTAGGGCTGAGTGCATGGGAGAGACCTGTAAGTGGAAGATCTACTGTGCATGGTCCAGGGCAAGACAAAGCTTTCAGATAAAGACCTATGTAGAAGAACATACCTGCAGCAGGTCTTTCAGAAATAAGCAAGCATCAACTAGATGGGTTGCAAAGAAACTTGAGAAGAAACTCAGGGCACAACCAAGTATGACTCATGCTGAGGCTTTTGATTACATGAAGACTGAGTTTGGAGTGCACTTATATGAGACTAAGATTTGGAGGTCAATGAAGAAAGCAAGGAAGATGGTGGAAGGCAGTGAAGCAGAGCAATATGCCAAACTTTGGGATTATGCACATGAGCTTCTTTTAAGCAACCCTGGATCTACTGTGAAGATGGATACCATTCCCATTAGTGAAACAGAAAGACAATTTAAGAGGATTTACATATGTCTGGATGGATGTAAGAGGGGATTCAAAGCTGGATGTAGACCCCTCATTGGCCTTGATGGATGTTTCCTCAAAGGTTACTATGGAGGGCAGCTTCTTTCTGCAGTTGGCCAGGATGCAAACAATCACCTCTATGTGATTGCATATGCTGTAGTTAATGTGGAGAATAAGGACAATTGGAAGTGGTTTCTGGAACTACTTCATGCTGATTTGGGTGACTACCAGCAGTATGGATGGTGCTTTATTTCAGACATGCAGAAG AGTCTTATTCCTGCAATGCAGGAAGTTATGCTGGTGTGCACCATAGGTTCTGTGCAATGCACCTTTGGAGGAACTTCACAAAGCAATGGAAAGACAAAGAGATGA
- the LOC130722617 gene encoding uncharacterized protein LOC130722617 isoform X2, whose amino-acid sequence MDDNNVTLILYHGGLLEFSGENGSVSYEGGQMCVWEDLDFDRINVNIVTLMGKEHGYAVFQNIWWRDPTVSEDIVLNELSTDRDIMDICKAAKLNNGEIEIYFEHPHHKPLSMIPPPPPPPPPADEDGAVVVIESIVADEDGLGCGVGNVSEEGSGIGAENGNERVTGEGSEIGADNVNERVTGEGSGIGSVHGNERVTGEGSGIGAGNGNESVTGEGSGIGGVHGNERVAVEDVNEIVNEEENRRRNDKGKQKAFEQYDFHGMGRRINDPVSDDNSGTESDGDAFNMAHTKGKSVLTGTESDNDSDYIPDEIEEENWSLDDDNNSYCSEDLHSPVSTDDEGNCRVKQTFPQFDETAGYGNIHLELGMEFPNLQSFKEAVIDYTVEVGRQIRWLKNDKDRCRAECMGETCKWKIYCAWSRARQSFQIKTYVEEHTCSRSFRNKQASTRWVAKKLEKKLRAQPSMTHAEAFDYMKTEFGVHLYETKIWRSMKKARKMVEGSEAEQYAKLWDYAHELLLSNPGSTVKMDTIPISETERQFKRIYICLDGCKRGFKAGCRPLIGLDGCFLKGYYGGQLLSAVGQDANNHLYVIAYAVVNVENKDNWKWFLELLHADLGDYQQYGWCFISDMQKSLIPAMQEVMLVCTIGSVQCTFGGTSQSNGKTKR is encoded by the exons ATGGATGATAACAATGTCACTCTGATATTGTATCATGGTGGATTGCTAGAGTTTAGTGGTGAGAATGGCAGTGTGTCCTATGAAGGGGGTCAAATGTGTGTCTGGGAGGATTTGGATTTTGACAGAATAAATGTTAACATTGTGACGTTAATGGGCAAAGAACATGGCTATGCAGTGTTTCAGAACATATGGTGGCGTGACCCAACAGTTTCAGAGGACATTGTGTTGAATGAACTTTCCACTGATCGTGATATCATGGATATTTGTAAAGCAGCCAAGTTGAACAATGGGGAGATTGAGATTTATTTTGAGCACCCTCACCATAAGCCCTTATCTATGATTcctccacccccacccccacccccacctgCTGATGAAGATGGTGCAGTTGTGGTGATTGAGTCTATTGTTGCTGATGAAGATGGGCTGGGTTGTGGTGTGGGAAATGTGTCTGAAGAGGGAAGTGGGATTGGTGCTGAAAATGGGAATGAGAGGGTGACTGGTGAGGGAAGTGAGATTGGTGCTGATAATGTGAATGAGAGGGTGACTGGTGAGGGAAGTGGGATTGGTAGTGTTCATGGGAATGAAAGGGTGACTGGTGAGGGAAGTGGGATTGGTGCTGGTAATGGGAATGAGAGTGTGACTGGTGAGGGAAGTGGGATTGGTGGTGTTCATGGGAATGAGAGGGTGGCTGTTGAGGATGTGAATGAGATAGTTAATGAAGAGGAGAATAGAAGAAGAAATGACAAGGGGAAACAAAAGGCTTTTGAACAGTATGACTTCCATGGCATGGGGAGGAGAATCAATGATCCAGTCTCAGATGACAATAGTGGCACTGAGTCAGATGGTGATGCATTTAATATGGCTCATACAAAGGGAAAGTCTGTATTAACTGGTACTGAGTCAGATAATGACAGTGACTACATACcagatgaaattgaagaggaAAATTGGTCTTTGGATGATGACAACAACTCTTATTGTAGTGAGGACCTCCATAGTCCTGTGAGTACAGATGATGAGGGCAATTGTAGGGTTAAGCAAACTTTCCCACAGTTTGATGAAACTGCAGGGTATGGCAATATCCATCTAGAACTTGGCATGGAGTTTCCTAATTTGCAATCATTCAAGGAAGCTGTTATAGATTACACTGTTGAGGTGGGGAGACAAATCAGGTGGTTGAAGAATGATAAGGACAGGTGTAGGGCTGAGTGCATGGGAGAGACCTGTAAGTGGAAGATCTACTGTGCATGGTCCAGGGCAAGACAAAGCTTTCAGATAAAGACCTATGTAGAAGAACATACCTGCAGCAGGTCTTTCAGAAATAAGCAAGCATCAACTAGATGGGTTGCAAAGAAACTTGAGAAGAAACTCAGGGCACAACCAAGTATGACTCATGCTGAGGCTTTTGATTACATGAAGACTGAGTTTGGAGTGCACTTATATGAGACTAAGATTTGGAGGTCAATGAAGAAAGCAAGGAAGATGGTGGAAGGCAGTGAAGCAGAGCAATATGCCAAACTTTGGGATTATGCACATGAGCTTCTTTTAAGCAACCCTGGATCTACTGTGAAGATGGATACCATTCCCATTAGTGAAACAGAAAGACAATTTAAGAGGATTTACATATGTCTGGATGGATGTAAGAGGGGATTCAAAGCTGGATGTAGACCCCTCATTGGCCTTGATGGATGTTTCCTCAAAGGTTACTATGGAGGGCAGCTTCTTTCTGCAGTTGGCCAGGATGCAAACAATCACCTCTATGTGATTGCATATGCTGTAGTTAATGTGGAGAATAAGGACAATTGGAAGTGGTTTCTGGAACTACTTCATGCTGATTTGGGTGACTACCAGCAGTATGGATGGTGCTTTATTTCAGACATGCAGAAG AGTCTTATTCCTGCAATGCAGGAAGTTATGCTGGTGTGCACCATAGGTTCTGTGCAATGCACCTTTGGAGGAACTTCACAAAGCAATGGAAAGACAAAGAGATGA
- the LOC130722815 gene encoding uncharacterized protein At4g04775-like, producing MSGSSKSRIQPNNCRNYCASSSSRVHAVVPHCKCGQEAVVRVSRTDLNPGKAFYSCYLPKGHVSNCNFFRWVEEEGEVVSNGQNPNNNDEEVRLLKEILLQNQTLLQEVVMMKEIMQKKNEFLVEEIRIMKGIMLKNNDTHMQQIHFMKSCVIFMGFAVLFMVFLKLFV from the exons ATGAGTGGGAGCTCCAAGTCGCGGATTCAACCGAACAATTGCAGGAATTACTGTGCTTCTTCATCCTCTCGTGTGCATGCTGTTGTTCCCCACTGCAAATGTGGTCAAGAGGCTGTGGTTAGGGTCTCGAGGACTGATTTGAACCCAGGAAAAGCTTTCTATAGTTGCTATTTACCTAAG GGTCATGTGtccaattgtaatttttttcgttgggttgaagaagaaggtgaagtgGTTTCAAATGGGCAGAACCCTAACAACAATGATGAAGAAGTGAGGCTGTTGAAGGAAATTTTGTTGCAGAATCAGACCTTGTTGCAGGAGGtagtgatgatgaaggagattaTGCAGAAGAAGAATGAGTTTTTGGTTGAAGAGATTAGGATCATGAAGGGAATTATGCTGAAGAACAATGACACTCATATGCAACAAATTCACTTCATGAAATCATGTGTGATATTCATGGGATTTGCTGTGTTGTTTATGGTGTTTTTGAAACTGTTTGTGTAG
- the LOC130722619 gene encoding malate dehydrogenase, cytoplasmic gives MAKDPVRVLVTGAAGQIGYALVPMIARGVMLGPDQPVILHMLDIPPAAESLNGVKMELVDAAFPLLKGVVATTDVVEACTGVNIAVMVGGFPRKEGMERKDVMTKNVSIYKSQASALEKHAAANCKVLVVANPANTNALILKEFAPSIPERNISCLTRLDHNRALGQISERLSVPVSDVKNVIIWGNHSSTQYPDVNHATVKTPAGEKPVRELVSDDTWLNGEFITTVQQRGAAIIKARKLSSALSAASGACDHIRDWVLGTPEGTWVSMGVYSDGSYNVPAGLIYSFPVTCANGEWKIVQGLSIDEFSRKKLDLTAEELTEEKALAYSCLS, from the exons ATGGCCAAAGATCCAGTTCGCGTCCTCGTCACTGGTGCTGCAG GGCAAATTGGGTATGCTCTTGTACCTATGATTGCTAGGGGAGTCATGCTGGGTCCTGATCAGCCTGTCATTCTCCACATGCTTGACATTCCTCCAGCAGCAGAGTCATTGAACGGGGTTAAAATGGAGTTGGTCGATGCTGCATTCCCTCTTCTTAAAG GTGTTGTTGCTACAACTGATGTGGTTGAGGCATGCACTGGGGTCAATATTGCTGTGATGGTTGGTGGATTCCCAAGAAAAGAAGGTATGGAGAGGAAAGATGTGATGACCAAAAATGTCTCTATTTACAAGTCCCAGGCTTCTGCCCTTGAAAAGCATGCTGCTGCTAACTGCAAG GTTTTGGTTGTTGCTAATCCAGCAAATACCAATGCATTGATCTTGAAGGAGTTTGCTCCATCTATTCCTGAGAGAAACATCTCTTGTTTGACTAGACTGGATCACAACAGGGCTCTAGGCCAAATTTCTGAAAGACTAAGTGTTCCAGTTTCTGATGTAAAGAATGTCATCATCTGGGGTAACCACTCATCAACTCAGTATCCTGATGTCAACCACGCAACTGTGAAAACCCCAGCTGGGGAGAAGCCTGTCCGTGAACTTGTTTCTGACGATACCTG GTTGAATGGGGAATTCATAACTACTGTTCAACAACGTGGTGCTGCAATTATTAAAGCTAGGAAGCTTTCAAGTGCACTATCTGCTGCTAGTGGTGCTTGTGACCACATCCGAGACTGGGTTCTTGGAACTCCTGAG GGCACCTGGGTTTCAATGGGAGTATACTCTGATGGTTCTTACAATGTACCAGCTGGACTGATCTATTCATTCCCTGTGACCTGTGCCAATGGAGAATGGAAAATAGTTCAAG GACTTTCAATTgatgagttttcaaggaaaaagTTGGACTTAACAGCAGAAGAGCTTACCGAGGAAAAGGCTTTGGCTTACTCATGCCTCTCTTAG